A single window of Mycolicibacterium madagascariense DNA harbors:
- a CDS encoding FHA domain-containing protein yields MTRPAAPALTVRYDGSPRTFSPGNDVVVGRDLRADVRIAHPLISRAHLLLRYDQGRWMAIDNGSLNGLYVNGQRVPLVDITDGMAVNIGNPDGPRLTFEVGRHQGSAGTPPQTAQVPVARPSTSWPSQTPSTGYPRTQPPPRVPPSYPHTPPPTPRPQPMYPSGPTPAPTPTPAPTSGPQAYRPPPVAQQSLSSTTLDPSATMMGPTAAPRSSDGNLATSMLKILRPGRTPDVPAGGIKIGRATDNDIVVPDVLASRHHATLVPGPDGTRIIDNRSINGTFVNGQRVESTTLHDGDVVTIGNIDLVFAGGTLARRNETDVATRTGGLDVYGVTWTIEGNKTLLDNISLTARPGTLTAVIGPSGAGKSTFARLVAGYTHPTTGQVAFEGHDVHAEYASLRSRIGMVPQDDVVHGELTVRQALMYAAELRLPPDTTKADREQVVNEVLEELEMTKHLDTRVDKLSGGQRKRASVALELLTGPSLLILDEPTSGLDPALDRQVMTMLRQLADAGRVVLVVTHSLTYLDVCDQVLLLAPGGKTAFCGPPSQIGPELGTTNWADIFSTVANDPESAKRRYLERHGPPPPPPATQAPQDLGSPTRTSVPKQFSTIARRQMRLIVSDRGYFLFLAFLPFIMGALSLSVPGDVGFGVPKTALQGGPAPNEPGQILVLLNVGAIFMGTALTIRALIGERAIFLREQAVGLSTTAYMLAKVFVFAGFALLQSAVVVTINVIGKGWGPGAVTSGVVIPNRSLELYVDVAACCVGAAMVGLALSAIAKTGEQIMPLLVIAIMSQLVFQGGMIPVTGRIVLDQMSWVTPARWGFASTASTIDLLRLVPGPLTPQDSHWKHAAATWWTNIGFQAAICIGYLSFVRYKIRLKSG; encoded by the coding sequence ATGACGCGACCCGCAGCTCCCGCGCTGACCGTTCGGTACGACGGATCACCTCGTACCTTCTCACCAGGCAATGACGTCGTCGTGGGTCGTGACCTGCGGGCCGACGTCCGCATCGCCCACCCCCTGATCTCGCGGGCGCACCTGCTGCTGCGTTATGACCAGGGCCGCTGGATGGCCATCGACAACGGCAGCCTCAACGGGCTCTACGTCAACGGTCAGCGCGTTCCCCTCGTCGACATCACCGACGGCATGGCCGTCAACATCGGCAATCCCGACGGTCCCCGGCTGACCTTCGAGGTCGGCCGCCACCAGGGTTCGGCGGGCACGCCCCCGCAGACCGCGCAGGTACCGGTCGCCCGGCCGAGCACGTCGTGGCCGAGCCAGACGCCCTCGACCGGCTATCCCCGCACCCAGCCGCCGCCGAGGGTGCCGCCCAGCTACCCGCACACCCCGCCGCCGACGCCGCGGCCGCAGCCGATGTACCCGTCGGGCCCGACCCCGGCCCCCACTCCCACCCCGGCCCCCACCAGCGGACCGCAGGCCTACCGGCCGCCACCCGTCGCACAGCAATCACTGTCGAGCACCACCCTCGACCCCAGCGCCACGATGATGGGCCCGACCGCGGCGCCCCGCTCCAGCGACGGCAACCTCGCGACGAGCATGCTCAAGATCCTGCGACCGGGCCGGACGCCGGACGTCCCCGCCGGCGGGATCAAGATCGGCCGGGCCACCGACAACGACATCGTGGTCCCCGACGTGCTCGCGTCGCGCCACCACGCGACGCTGGTGCCGGGTCCCGACGGCACGCGGATCATCGACAACCGCAGCATCAACGGCACGTTCGTCAACGGTCAGCGTGTCGAGAGCACGACGCTGCACGACGGTGACGTCGTCACCATCGGCAACATCGACCTCGTCTTCGCCGGTGGCACCCTGGCCCGCCGCAACGAGACCGACGTCGCGACCCGCACCGGCGGCCTGGACGTCTATGGCGTCACCTGGACCATCGAGGGCAACAAGACGTTGCTGGACAACATCTCGCTGACTGCGCGGCCCGGCACCCTGACCGCCGTCATCGGGCCGTCCGGCGCGGGCAAGTCGACGTTCGCGCGGCTGGTGGCGGGCTACACCCACCCGACGACGGGCCAGGTGGCCTTCGAAGGGCACGACGTCCACGCCGAGTACGCTTCGCTCCGCTCCCGAATCGGCATGGTGCCGCAGGACGACGTGGTGCACGGCGAGCTGACCGTTCGCCAGGCGCTGATGTACGCCGCCGAGTTGCGGCTACCCCCCGACACCACCAAGGCCGACCGCGAACAGGTCGTCAACGAGGTGCTCGAGGAACTCGAGATGACCAAGCATCTCGACACCCGCGTCGACAAGCTCTCCGGCGGTCAGCGCAAGCGCGCGTCGGTCGCGCTGGAACTGCTGACCGGGCCGTCGCTGCTCATCCTCGACGAGCCCACCTCCGGCCTCGACCCCGCGCTGGACCGCCAGGTCATGACGATGCTGCGCCAGCTCGCCGACGCGGGCCGCGTCGTGTTGGTCGTCACCCACTCGCTGACCTACCTCGACGTCTGCGATCAGGTGCTGCTGCTGGCCCCGGGCGGCAAGACCGCCTTCTGCGGGCCGCCGAGCCAGATCGGACCCGAACTCGGAACCACCAACTGGGCCGACATCTTCAGCACCGTCGCCAACGATCCGGAGAGCGCCAAGCGGCGCTACCTCGAACGCCACGGACCCCCGCCGCCGCCACCGGCGACGCAGGCCCCCCAGGACCTCGGATCGCCGACCCGGACCAGCGTGCCCAAGCAGTTCTCGACGATCGCCCGCCGCCAGATGCGGCTCATCGTCTCCGATCGTGGCTACTTCCTGTTCCTGGCGTTCCTGCCGTTCATCATGGGCGCGCTGTCCCTGTCGGTGCCCGGTGACGTCGGGTTCGGCGTCCCCAAGACGGCGCTGCAGGGTGGCCCGGCGCCGAACGAGCCGGGGCAGATCCTGGTGCTGCTCAACGTCGGCGCCATCTTCATGGGCACCGCGCTGACGATTCGCGCACTCATCGGGGAGCGGGCAATCTTCCTGCGCGAGCAGGCGGTCGGCCTGTCGACGACGGCATACATGCTGGCGAAGGTCTTCGTGTTCGCCGGGTTCGCGCTGCTGCAGTCGGCCGTCGTGGTCACGATCAACGTCATCGGCAAGGGCTGGGGTCCGGGTGCCGTCACCAGCGGCGTGGTGATCCCCAACCGCTCCCTCGAGCTGTACGTCGACGTCGCAGCCTGCTGCGTGGGGGCGGCCATGGTCGGGTTGGCGCTGTCGGCGATCGCCAAGACCGGCGAGCAGATCATGCCGCTGCTGGTGATCGCGATCATGTCGCAGCTGGTCTTCCAGGGCGGCATGATCCCGGTGACCGGCCGCATCGTGCTCGACCAGATGTCGTGGGTCACCCCGGCGCGGTGGGGCTTCGCGTCGACCGCGTCGACGATCGACCTGCTGAGGCTGGTGCCCGGTCCGCTGACGCCACAGGACTCGCACTGGAAGCATGCTGCGGCCACCTGGTGGACCAACATCGGCTTCCAGGCGGCGATCTGCATCGGCTACCTCAGCTTCGTGCGCTACAAGATCCGGCTCAAGAGCGGCTAG
- a CDS encoding NADH:flavin oxidoreductase, giving the protein MDSPPNVFTPAKLGPVTLRNRIIKAATFEASTPDALVTDDLITYHRLPAAGGIGMTTVAYCAVTPGGRTDGWQLWMRPEAVPGLRRLTDAIHAEGAAISAQIGHAGPVANARTNKAPAYAPVRFFNPLSMRFAKKATRADIEEITAAHANAARLAIESGFDAVEVHLGHNYLASSFLSPLINRRTDEYGGSLENRAKVARGVVRAVRDAVGNRIAVTAKLNMSDGVRGGISLDESLQTATWLEEDGGLDALELTAGSSLLNPLYLFRGDAPIKEFANAFKPPLRWGIRMSGKKFLREYPYREAYLLDQARQFRAALTMPLILLGGITNRETMDLAMAEGFDFVAMGRAVLAEPDLVNRIRDEDPGHAVRSLCTHCNRCMATIYSQTHCVVTGSPGH; this is encoded by the coding sequence ATGGACAGCCCTCCAAATGTGTTCACTCCGGCCAAGCTCGGCCCGGTGACCCTGCGCAACCGCATCATCAAGGCGGCGACCTTCGAGGCGTCCACGCCCGACGCCCTGGTCACCGACGACCTGATCACTTACCACCGGCTGCCCGCCGCAGGCGGCATCGGCATGACGACCGTCGCCTACTGCGCGGTCACTCCCGGCGGCCGCACCGATGGCTGGCAACTGTGGATGCGGCCGGAGGCGGTGCCGGGACTGCGCCGGCTGACCGACGCGATCCACGCCGAGGGCGCCGCGATCAGCGCGCAGATCGGTCACGCCGGTCCCGTCGCGAACGCGCGCACCAACAAGGCGCCGGCCTATGCGCCAGTGCGCTTCTTCAACCCGCTGTCGATGCGGTTCGCCAAGAAGGCCACCCGGGCCGACATCGAGGAGATCACCGCCGCCCACGCCAACGCCGCCCGCCTGGCGATCGAATCCGGCTTCGACGCCGTCGAGGTGCACCTCGGCCACAACTACCTGGCCAGCTCGTTCCTCAGCCCGCTGATCAACCGTCGCACCGACGAGTACGGCGGCTCGCTGGAGAACCGGGCAAAGGTGGCCCGCGGCGTGGTGCGGGCCGTCCGCGACGCCGTCGGCAACCGCATCGCCGTGACGGCCAAGCTCAACATGTCCGACGGCGTGCGCGGCGGCATCTCGCTCGACGAGTCGCTGCAGACCGCCACGTGGCTCGAGGAGGACGGCGGCCTCGACGCGCTCGAACTCACGGCGGGCAGCTCCCTGCTCAACCCGCTGTACCTCTTCCGCGGGGACGCTCCCATCAAGGAGTTCGCGAACGCGTTCAAGCCCCCGCTGCGGTGGGGCATCCGCATGTCGGGCAAGAAGTTCCTGCGCGAGTACCCCTACCGCGAGGCCTACCTCCTGGATCAGGCCAGGCAGTTCCGTGCCGCACTGACCATGCCGCTGATCCTGCTGGGCGGCATCACCAATCGCGAGACCATGGACCTCGCGATGGCCGAGGGCTTCGACTTCGTGGCGATGGGCCGGGCCGTGCTCGCCGAACCCGACCTGGTCAACCGCATCAGGGACGAGGACCCCGGGCACGCGGTGCGCTCGCTGTGCACGCACTGCAACAGGTGCATGGCCACCATCTACAGCCAGACGCACTGCGTGGTGACGGGCTCACCGGGTCACTAG
- a CDS encoding bifunctional methylenetetrahydrofolate dehydrogenase/methenyltetrahydrofolate cyclohydrolase, which produces MGAMTLDGKATRDEIFVDLKQRVEKLTAAGRTPGLGTVLVGDDPGSQAYVRGKHADCAKVGINSIRRDLPADISQAALNETIDELNANPECTGYIVQLPLPKHLDENAALERIDPAKDADGLHPTNLGRLVLNEPAPLPCTPRGIVHLLRRFEVEIAGAHVVVIGRGVTVGRPLGLLLTRRSENATVTLCHTATRHLPELAREADVIVAAVGVPHMVTADMVKPGAAVVDVGVSRDDAGKLVGDVHPDVWDVAGHVSPNPGGVGPLTRAFLLTNVVELDEAKAQ; this is translated from the coding sequence GTGGGTGCGATGACGTTGGACGGCAAGGCCACGCGTGACGAGATCTTCGTCGACCTCAAGCAGCGCGTCGAGAAGTTGACGGCGGCGGGCCGCACCCCCGGCCTGGGTACCGTCCTGGTCGGTGACGACCCGGGTTCGCAGGCCTACGTCCGCGGCAAGCACGCCGACTGCGCGAAGGTCGGCATCAACTCGATCCGTCGCGACCTGCCCGCCGACATCAGCCAGGCCGCGCTGAACGAGACCATCGACGAACTGAACGCCAACCCCGAGTGCACCGGGTACATCGTGCAGCTGCCGTTGCCCAAGCACCTCGACGAGAACGCGGCGCTGGAGCGCATCGACCCCGCCAAGGACGCCGACGGCCTGCACCCCACGAACCTCGGCAGGCTGGTGCTCAACGAACCGGCGCCGCTGCCGTGCACGCCGCGGGGAATCGTGCACCTGCTGCGGCGGTTCGAGGTCGAGATCGCCGGGGCGCACGTCGTGGTGATCGGGCGCGGGGTGACGGTCGGCCGGCCGCTGGGCCTGCTGCTGACGCGCCGCTCCGAGAACGCGACGGTCACGTTGTGCCACACCGCAACTCGTCACCTTCCCGAGTTGGCGCGCGAGGCCGACGTCATCGTCGCCGCGGTCGGGGTGCCGCACATGGTCACCGCGGACATGGTCAAGCCGGGCGCTGCGGTCGTCGACGTCGGGGTGAGCCGCGACGACGCGGGCAAGCTGGTCGGCGACGTGCATCCCGACGTCTGGGACGTGGCGGGGCACGTGTCGCCGAACCCCGGCGGCGTCGGTCCGCTCACGCGGGCGTTCCTGCTGACCAACGTCGTCGAGCTCGACGAGGCCAAAGCCCAGTGA
- a CDS encoding DUF3017 domain-containing protein — MTAREFAHKVFAGQWPILTVGVFLLAAFGLVVAGYWRRGALVLAIGVGVAAAMRLTLTDERAGLLVVRSRTIDIATTATVSAALVYIALTIDPLGTS, encoded by the coding sequence GTGACGGCACGGGAATTCGCGCACAAGGTGTTCGCGGGCCAGTGGCCGATCCTCACGGTGGGCGTCTTCCTGCTGGCCGCGTTCGGGTTGGTCGTCGCCGGGTACTGGCGTCGCGGCGCCCTCGTGCTCGCGATCGGTGTCGGGGTGGCGGCGGCGATGCGGCTGACGCTGACCGACGAGCGCGCCGGCTTGCTGGTCGTGCGATCGCGGACCATCGACATCGCCACCACGGCGACGGTCAGTGCGGCGCTGGTCTACATCGCGCTGACGATCGATCCGCTGGGCACGTCCTAG
- a CDS encoding IclR family transcriptional regulator encodes MADQATRTVERALALLASVCDRGGVNLADTARDCELAPSTALRLLRTLEATGFVRKDELGLYRPGSRIIQLGAQALSDESLIDLAAPAMQELVDQTGESAYLSVEGHDATAVYLSIVEGTHSVRHASWVGRTVPMETSAAGHALRGRVSDDGYVVVEHGVETDVTAMACPIHSQARIVAAMSLLIPSYRLTARLATRYGQQLVAAAADVSARLSSTPAPHPTKDLT; translated from the coding sequence TTGGCCGACCAGGCGACCAGAACCGTCGAGCGCGCATTGGCTCTGCTCGCGAGCGTCTGCGACCGCGGCGGCGTCAATCTCGCCGACACCGCGCGGGACTGCGAGCTGGCGCCGAGCACGGCGCTGCGGCTGCTGCGCACGCTGGAGGCGACGGGTTTCGTGCGCAAGGACGAGCTCGGGCTGTACCGCCCGGGCAGCCGCATCATCCAGCTCGGCGCCCAGGCCCTGAGCGACGAGTCGCTGATCGACCTCGCCGCACCCGCCATGCAGGAGCTCGTCGACCAGACCGGCGAGTCGGCCTACCTCAGCGTCGAGGGTCACGACGCGACCGCGGTGTACCTCAGCATCGTCGAGGGCACCCATTCCGTGCGGCACGCCAGCTGGGTCGGCCGCACGGTGCCGATGGAGACCTCGGCGGCCGGACACGCGTTGCGCGGCAGGGTCTCCGACGACGGTTACGTCGTCGTCGAACACGGCGTCGAGACCGACGTCACCGCAATGGCCTGCCCCATCCACTCCCAGGCCAGGATCGTCGCGGCGATGAGCCTGTTGATCCCGAGCTACCGATTGACCGCACGGCTCGCGACGCGCTACGGCCAGCAGTTGGTCGCGGCCGCCGCGGACGTCTCCGCCCGGCTCAGCAGTACCCCGGCACCACACCCGACGAAGGACCTCACCTGA
- the hutU gene encoding urocanate hydratase has translation MTTLSGPRPVRAPRGSDISCKGWPQEAVLRMLMNNLDPEVAEHPDDLVVYGGTGRAARSWPAFDALVRTLRGLEDDETMLVQSGKPVGVFRTNAWAPRVLIANSNLVGDWANWEQFRALEAAGLTMYGQMTAGSWIYIGTQGILQGTYETFGAIAKKKFDGSLAGTITLTAGVGGMGGAQPLAVTMNEGVAICVDVDETRIDRRIAKRYLDVKATDLDDALARAIEARDAKRPLSIGVVGNAAEVFPALLARDAPIDVVTDQTSAHDPLSYLPIGIELEDMKKMAEKDPVYFTEQAQESMAKHVAAMVGFLDRGAEVFDYGNSIRDEARKAGYDRAFDFPGFVPAYIRPQFEEGLGPFRWAALSGDPQDIAATDRAILDLFPENDHLRRWITMAGDRVEFEGLPARICWLGYGERHRAGLKFNEMVASGEVSAPIVIGRDHLDSGSVASPYRETEAMLDGSDAIADWPLLNALLNTASGATWVSIHHGGGVGMGRSIHAGQVTVADGTDLAAQKLERVLTNDPGTGIIRHADAGYEHAAAVAAQRGVRIPMQENE, from the coding sequence ATGACGACCCTCTCCGGCCCCCGCCCCGTCCGTGCGCCACGCGGTTCCGACATCTCCTGCAAGGGATGGCCACAGGAAGCCGTCCTGCGCATGCTGATGAACAACCTCGATCCCGAGGTCGCCGAGCATCCCGACGATCTCGTGGTCTACGGCGGCACGGGGCGCGCGGCGCGCAGCTGGCCCGCCTTCGACGCACTCGTCCGCACCCTGCGCGGGCTCGAGGACGACGAGACGATGCTGGTGCAGTCGGGCAAGCCGGTCGGGGTGTTCCGCACCAACGCATGGGCCCCGCGCGTGCTGATCGCGAACTCGAATCTGGTTGGGGATTGGGCGAACTGGGAGCAGTTCCGCGCACTGGAGGCCGCTGGTCTGACGATGTACGGCCAGATGACCGCGGGCTCGTGGATCTACATCGGCACGCAGGGCATCCTGCAGGGCACCTACGAGACGTTCGGTGCCATCGCCAAGAAGAAGTTCGACGGCAGCCTCGCGGGCACCATCACCCTGACCGCCGGCGTCGGCGGCATGGGCGGCGCACAGCCCCTGGCCGTGACGATGAACGAGGGCGTCGCAATTTGCGTCGACGTCGACGAGACGCGCATCGACCGCCGCATCGCCAAGCGCTACCTCGACGTCAAGGCCACCGACCTCGACGACGCGTTGGCCAGGGCGATCGAAGCGCGAGATGCCAAGCGGCCGTTGTCGATCGGCGTCGTCGGCAATGCGGCCGAGGTGTTCCCGGCGCTGCTGGCGCGCGACGCACCGATCGACGTCGTCACCGACCAGACCTCCGCGCACGACCCGCTGTCGTACCTGCCGATCGGCATCGAGCTCGAGGACATGAAGAAGATGGCCGAGAAGGACCCGGTCTACTTCACCGAACAGGCGCAGGAGTCGATGGCCAAGCACGTGGCCGCCATGGTCGGATTCCTCGACAGGGGTGCCGAGGTGTTCGACTACGGCAACTCGATCCGCGACGAGGCCCGAAAGGCCGGTTACGACAGGGCATTCGACTTCCCCGGCTTCGTACCCGCCTATATCCGGCCGCAGTTCGAGGAGGGCCTCGGCCCGTTCCGGTGGGCCGCGCTGTCCGGGGATCCGCAGGACATCGCCGCCACCGACCGCGCGATCCTCGACCTGTTTCCCGAGAACGACCACCTGCGGCGGTGGATCACGATGGCCGGTGACCGCGTCGAGTTCGAGGGGCTACCCGCCCGCATCTGCTGGCTCGGCTACGGCGAACGGCACCGGGCTGGACTGAAGTTCAACGAGATGGTGGCCTCCGGTGAGGTGTCGGCGCCCATCGTCATCGGCCGCGACCACCTGGACTCCGGCTCGGTGGCCTCGCCCTACCGCGAGACCGAGGCGATGCTCGACGGCTCCGACGCCATCGCCGACTGGCCGCTGCTGAACGCGTTGTTGAACACCGCATCCGGGGCGACCTGGGTGTCGATCCACCACGGCGGCGGGGTCGGCATGGGTCGCTCCATCCACGCCGGGCAGGTCACGGTCGCCGACGGCACCGATCTCGCCGCGCAGAAGCTCGAACGCGTGCTGACCAACGACCCGGGCACCGGCATCATCCGCCACGCGGACGCGGGATACGAGCACGCCGCCGCCGTCGCCGCGCAGCGTGGCGTACGAATCCCCATGCAGGAGAACGAATGA
- a CDS encoding allantoate amidohydrolase, whose protein sequence is MSEFDALWDAILDVGRHGGTGGYRRYAWSDADLTLREWFRGCAEQRGMDVEEDRNGNLWAWWLPTGWVGEPRDAFVTGSHLDSVPDGGAYDGPLGVVSAFAAVDIVRARGVVPTIPVAVAAFSDEEGARFGVACVGSKLVTGALSADRARALRDNDGVTLEEAMTRAGRHPEHLGIDETLLKRIGVYVELHVEQGRALDLVDRPIAVASAIWPHGRWEFAFHGAANHAGTTRLSDRRDPMLAFASSVHAARTAAQRHEAVATFGKVLVSPNGANAIPSLVRAWLDARAADEATLTALVDQISAEAGGFATADGIDLRVSAESLTPVVDFPQAPRARLQRALAGVGDVPVLATQAGHDAGILSARVPTAMLFVRNPTGVSHSPQEYAEPADCNLGAEALADVMVEWVG, encoded by the coding sequence ATGAGCGAGTTCGACGCGCTGTGGGACGCCATCCTCGACGTCGGTAGGCACGGCGGGACCGGCGGTTACCGGCGCTACGCATGGTCGGATGCAGACCTGACCCTGCGGGAATGGTTCCGCGGCTGCGCCGAACAGCGCGGCATGGACGTGGAGGAGGACCGCAACGGCAACCTGTGGGCATGGTGGCTGCCGACCGGGTGGGTCGGTGAGCCGAGGGACGCCTTCGTCACTGGCTCGCACCTGGATTCGGTGCCCGACGGGGGTGCCTACGACGGGCCGCTCGGCGTCGTGTCGGCATTCGCGGCCGTCGACATCGTGCGCGCCCGCGGCGTCGTCCCGACGATACCCGTTGCCGTGGCGGCCTTCTCCGACGAGGAGGGCGCCCGCTTCGGCGTCGCGTGCGTGGGGTCCAAGCTCGTCACCGGCGCGCTGAGCGCCGACCGCGCGCGGGCCTTGCGCGACAACGACGGCGTCACGCTCGAGGAGGCGATGACCCGCGCCGGTCGTCATCCCGAGCATCTCGGCATCGACGAGACCCTGCTGAAGCGGATCGGCGTCTACGTCGAACTGCACGTCGAGCAGGGCCGCGCGCTGGACCTCGTCGACCGGCCGATCGCGGTGGCCTCGGCCATCTGGCCACACGGCCGCTGGGAGTTCGCGTTTCACGGCGCCGCCAACCACGCCGGCACCACCCGCCTGTCCGACCGCCGGGATCCGATGCTGGCCTTCGCATCGTCGGTGCACGCCGCCCGCACCGCGGCCCAGCGGCACGAGGCGGTCGCCACCTTCGGCAAGGTGCTCGTCTCGCCCAACGGCGCCAACGCCATTCCCTCTCTGGTGAGAGCGTGGCTGGACGCCCGGGCCGCCGACGAGGCGACGCTGACCGCCCTGGTCGACCAGATCAGTGCCGAGGCAGGTGGTTTCGCGACGGCCGACGGCATCGACCTGCGGGTGAGCGCCGAATCCCTCACGCCCGTCGTCGACTTCCCGCAGGCGCCCCGCGCTCGGCTGCAGCGGGCGCTGGCGGGGGTCGGCGACGTGCCCGTGCTGGCGACGCAGGCGGGTCACGACGCGGGCATCCTCTCGGCCAGAGTGCCGACGGCAATGCTGTTCGTGCGCAACCCGACCGGCGTCTCGCACTCACCGCAGGAATACGCCGAGCCCGCCGACTGCAATCTCGGCGCCGAGGCGCTGGCCGACGTCATGGTGGAGTGGGTGGGGTGA
- a CDS encoding formimidoylglutamate deiminase yields the protein MSSWWCEHAWLGGDAVAERVSITVADGRITAVESEVPAPASAQRLAGLVVPGLANAHSHAFHRALRSRTQRDRGSFWTWRDLMYRAAGRLDPDGYRRLATAVYAEMTCAGITSVGEFHYLHHDVGGTPYADPNEMGLALVEAADAAGVRLTLLDTCYLSSGVDGAPLAPGPQQRFGDGSGEAWAERVQALHQSIDDEGVRIGAALHSVRGVPLEHMPAVVEWAAAHDAPLHVHSSEQTAEVEQCLAVHGATPTALLRDAGVLGPRTTAVHATHLTDEDLADLDRSATGVCFCPTTERDLGDGIGPAAALLAGRGRFSLGSDSHAVIDLFEEARATELDERLARRERGIVSAQRLLTAATVDGQHALGWPDAGTLRVGARADLVAVDTTSLRTAGGGATVENVMFAASAADVTDVVVDGRVVVADRRHVSVDVKTALAESISALLGQVR from the coding sequence GTGAGCTCCTGGTGGTGCGAGCACGCCTGGCTCGGCGGGGATGCCGTCGCCGAGCGGGTGTCGATCACCGTCGCCGACGGCCGGATCACCGCGGTCGAGTCCGAAGTCCCCGCGCCGGCATCGGCGCAGCGGCTCGCCGGGCTCGTCGTGCCGGGCCTGGCCAACGCGCACTCGCACGCCTTCCACCGGGCACTGCGGTCGCGCACCCAGCGCGACCGGGGCTCGTTCTGGACGTGGCGCGACCTGATGTACCGGGCCGCGGGCCGGCTCGACCCCGACGGCTATCGCCGGCTCGCGACCGCGGTGTACGCCGAAATGACTTGTGCGGGAATCACGTCGGTGGGTGAGTTCCACTACCTGCACCACGACGTCGGCGGAACCCCCTACGCCGACCCCAACGAGATGGGCCTCGCGCTCGTCGAGGCGGCGGACGCTGCGGGCGTGCGCCTGACCCTGCTCGACACGTGCTATCTCAGCTCGGGCGTCGACGGCGCGCCGCTGGCTCCGGGTCCGCAGCAGCGCTTCGGCGACGGCAGCGGCGAAGCGTGGGCCGAGCGCGTGCAGGCACTGCATCAGTCCATCGATGACGAGGGCGTAAGGATCGGCGCCGCATTGCATTCCGTGCGCGGGGTACCCCTGGAGCACATGCCCGCCGTCGTCGAGTGGGCCGCCGCCCACGACGCGCCGCTGCACGTGCACTCCTCGGAGCAGACCGCCGAAGTCGAACAGTGTCTGGCGGTCCACGGCGCCACCCCGACGGCGCTGCTCCGCGACGCCGGGGTCCTCGGACCCCGCACCACTGCCGTGCATGCCACCCACCTGACCGACGAGGATCTGGCCGACCTCGACCGCTCCGCGACCGGGGTGTGCTTCTGCCCGACGACCGAGCGGGATCTCGGCGACGGCATCGGCCCGGCGGCCGCGCTGCTGGCCGGCCGCGGCCGGTTCAGCCTCGGGTCCGACTCTCACGCCGTGATCGACCTCTTCGAGGAGGCGCGGGCCACCGAGCTCGACGAGCGGCTGGCCCGTCGCGAACGCGGGATCGTCTCCGCCCAGCGGCTTTTGACGGCCGCGACGGTCGACGGCCAACACGCGCTCGGCTGGCCCGATGCGGGCACGCTGCGCGTCGGCGCCCGCGCCGACCTCGTCGCCGTCGACACGACCTCGCTGCGCACCGCGGGCGGGGGCGCGACGGTCGAGAACGTGATGTTCGCGGCGTCGGCGGCGGACGTCACCGACGTCGTCGTCGACGGCCGCGTCGTCGTCGCCGATCGCCGGCACGTCTCGGTCGACGTGAAAACCGCACTGGCCGAATCGATCTCGGCCCTGCTGGGGCAGGTTCGGTGA